One Vespa velutina chromosome 12, iVesVel2.1, whole genome shotgun sequence DNA window includes the following coding sequences:
- the LOC124953483 gene encoding protein scarlet-like isoform X7, protein MRMDRRYHAGLRKLRISALLTELALINCVNSKLSALSGGERKRVSLAVQLLTEPSILFCDEPTTGLDSYAAMTIVKTLHNVATRGKIVICSIHQPASGLLDIFHQLLLISASRVAFQGSITDATNFFDSLNLHCPPTYNNAEFYVSQLSIKHENEDENSKKVKWICDRYEKSIYGEKVLSLIRNNHEYIKDINNLSIIFSNNVLSKNDFKKIRTLTQIEWLLWRTYIDYKRNLFSILLRFIVYLFIGIFISLPYINLTKEVDQSSIQNMQGLIYLIVVETIFMFNYAYFYTFPSELPLLLREMAASLYDPTSYYISKVLIMFPGTIFQPLLYAGMIYLITGLKGGLLDFFYFIIPIIFCAFAASAFGLLMSASFNSIETASLVSVPIDFLNLLYSGIFLHLGNLSPLISWLKYLSTFYYGLEAVSLIQWKKIDHIDCLSDPEISCISTGLEVLDKYGYIIDHYYIDLLGLLIISLVCHFVSFLILRRKSQKAPIY, encoded by the exons ATGAGGATGGATCGAAGGTATCATGCAGgtttaagaaaattaagaatatcTGCACTTTTGACGGAATTGGCATTGATCAATTGTGTTAATTCAAAATTGTCAGCATTGTCTGGCGGCGAAAGGAAGAGAGTGTCCTTGGCAGTACAA TTATTGACAGAACCCAGTATTCTCTTTTGCGATGAACCTACGACAGGTCTTGACAGTTATGCAGCCATGACAATAGTGAAAACTCTTCATAACGTTGCTACAAGGGGTAAAATAGTTATCTGTTCTATACATCAACCAGCTTCAGGTTTACTCGACATTTTTCATCAGCTTTTATTAATATCCGCCAGTCGAGTTGCCTTTCAAGGCTCAATAACCGACGCaacaaatttctttgataG CCTAAATCTACACTGTCCACCAACTTACAATAATGCTGAGTTTTACGTGTCCCAATTATCTATTAAACATGAGAACGAGGATGAGAATTCTAAGAAG GTGAAATGGATCTGTGATCGatatgaaaaatcaatttacggagaaaaagttttatcttTGATCAGAAATAACCacgaatatattaaagatattaataatttatcaataatattttctaacaatgtattatcgaaaaatgattttaaaaagattagaaCATTAACTCAAATCGAATGGTTACTTTGGCGAACTTACATCGATTACAAGAGAaatctcttttctatattGCTACGATTTATAGTTTATTTG TTTATaggtatttttatatctttaccATACATAAACTTAACCAAGGAAGTTGATCAAAGTAGTATACAAAATATGCAAGGTCTTATTTATCTAATCGTAGTGGAAACAATATTCATGTTTAATTAcgcatatttttatacattcccAAGTGAATTGCCATTACTTTTGCGTGAAATGGCAGCGAGCTTATACGATCCAACATCATATTACATCAGTAAAGTTCTAATTATg TTTCCAGGTACCATATTTCAACCACTTTTATATGCCGGAATGATTTATCTTATCACCGGACTGAAAGGTGGAttacttgattttttttatttcattataccaATTATTTTCTGTGCCTTTGCTGCTTCCGCTTttg GACTCTTGATGTCAGCATCCTTTAATTCAATAGAGACAGCTTCTTTGGTGTCCGTACCAATCGATTTCCTAAATCTCTTGTATTCTGGCATCTTCTTACATCTTGG aaatttatcaCCACTAATATCAtggttaaaatatttatcaacatTTTATTATGGTTTGGAAGCTGTTTCTTTGatacaatggaaaaaaattgatcacatag aTTGTTTATCAGATCCAGAAATATCTTGTATCTCTACTGGGTTAGAAGTTCTTGATAAATATGGCTACataatcgatcattattacattgatttattaggtcttttaataataagtcTTGTCTGCCATTTTGTCAGTTTTTTGATACTTCGTCGTAAAAGTCAAAAGGCAccgatttattag